In Silene latifolia isolate original U9 population chromosome X, ASM4854445v1, whole genome shotgun sequence, the following proteins share a genomic window:
- the LOC141619421 gene encoding uncharacterized protein LOC141619421: MSYSKCTIVPYTNAAYKQNFVDHYHEWKVSQFSLNCFDGDDIPVQMDVPSHSRPLHPFLTTEAFLRIFFDRLGREEKRNMAMVCKGWSKWFLIGTEPKFKYQENGTYIVTRFNEVHNHPLASPESTIFLKGNRKITEVQKQFVTKVKVLKLGGVKAYRGWKELCGGYDNIGATEVDFKNFARDIKTYIGNFDAQMFVENLIGRKDTCSSFYFDFIVDENKCLAGVFWADPICIKNYIFVREQWIPAYFKYVSMSGLMRVTSRSESENSLFDRFLTPHLTLVEFWVRYESALEAQRHKQSKLNSENKHSEIPRKTKSNLKVHASEMYSHNIFKDFLTELVAALSDCRFKDVEKIDETKIYILTDLKMRNKSWNVAYSPDNMEITCSCSMF; encoded by the exons atgtcttACTCAAAATGCACAATAGTTCCCTACACGAATGCTGCTTACAAACAAAATTTCGTGGACCATTATCATGAATGGAAAGTAAGCCAGTTTTCTTTAAACTGTTTTGATGGAGATGACATTCCTGTGCAGATGGATGTACCATCTCACAGTCGTCCTTTACATCCTTTCCTTACTACTGAGGCATTCCTCCGGATTTTTTTTGATCGACTTGGGAGGGAAGAAAAGAGAAACATGGCCATGGTGTGCAAGGGCTGGTCAAAGTGGTTCCTTATAGGGACCGAGCCAAAG TTTAAATACCAAGAAAATGGAACTTATATTGTTACCAGATTCAATGAAGTGCATAACCATCCACTTGCTTCGCCTGAATCTACAATATTCTTGAAAGGAAACCGAAAAATCACAGAGGTCCAGAAGCAATTTGTCACAAAGGTAAAGGTGCTAAAACTAGGTGGTGTGAAAGCCTATAGAGGTTGGAAGGAGCTGTGTGGTGGTTACGACAACATTGGGGCTACTGAGGTTGATTTCAAAAACTTTGCCAGGGACATAAAGACCTACATTGGTAATTTTGATGCGCAAATGTTTGTTGAAAATCTTATTGGGAGAAAAGACACATGCagttcattttactttgattttatagTAGATGAAAACAAGTGCCTGGCTGGAGTGTTTTGGGCAGATCCGATCTGCATAAAGAACTACATCTTTGTTCG GGAACAGTGGATCCCTGCCTATTTTAAATATGTTTCCATGTCTGGCTTGATGAGGGTTACTTCTAGGTCTGAGAGTGAAAACAGTTTATTTGACAGGTTCCTCACACCTCATTTGACCCTTGTTGAGTTTTGGGTGCGCTATGAGAGTGCCTTGGAAGCACAAAGACACAAGCAGTCCAAGTTGAACAGTGAGAACAAACACTCTGAAATCCCACGGAAAACAAAGTCAAACCTTAAAGTCCATGCTTCTGAAATGTACTCGcacaacattttcaaagactTCCTAACAGAATTGGTTGCAGCTTTGTCAGATTGCCGTTTTAAAGATGTggagaagattgatgagacaaaaatatatattctaacAGACTTGAAGATGCGAAATAAGTCATGGAACGTAGCATATTCACCAGATAACATGGAGATTACTTGTTCTTGTTCTATGTTTTGA